From the Brevibacillus choshinensis genome, one window contains:
- a CDS encoding sigma 54-interacting transcriptional regulator produces the protein MEKKTVTFVAKMDEFLQSVVSQCHELGISEDIHIEAIRVDQLPLRPITPGALVVLSTKSIVAQVESYLPQGSKLIVAKRMLPYHNLREMLEIPKGVKVLLVSDTPETAQENVELLRASGMDFEVYPYSPGADYPPDVEIAVTPGEAEHVPAHIRKVVDIGFRVIDLSTLLAIYAHFNSDNFQKVTARAMQSLVYITKELNKEIQHAHLLSKYLEAIVNRIEDAVIAFDESEIVRFVNQKAVDSLNLHGIQVVGEKSVDCLPQDFYESIRQCEENEDVLVDWANKTYFFRKMHIVMEGCFLGSLILFRKAADIEKLEHDYRMRLYSKGLVAKYQFDDIYGESATFQQVIQIARKIARSNSTVLLLGETGTGKELLAQAIHNASPRRREPFVGVNFAAISESLLESELFGYEEGAFTGARKGGHIGWFELAHKGTIFLDEIGDASGAIQNRLLRVLQERQIMRVGGNKVIPTDIRVIAATNQDLQRMVQEGTFRADLYYRLNILPIHLPPLRKRPEDIPWLVDHFVKKYSFDLRRPPFTLSNETMKALLDYDWPGNIRELENVVEYMAHIVDDEAYVCHLPFLREVSHDSLQAAVMDQECEGMIAEYAKRGFLEEMTAILHQLKQGGQGRYNLVEQLQEQGLQVSSQQLRYRLKLLQQDELIHVGKGRQGSQISSKGESFLAFLQSTK, from the coding sequence ATGGAGAAAAAAACAGTCACGTTTGTAGCCAAAATGGATGAGTTTTTGCAATCCGTTGTCAGCCAATGCCACGAGCTTGGAATCTCGGAGGACATTCACATTGAGGCGATTCGAGTCGATCAGCTTCCGTTGCGCCCTATTACTCCGGGGGCGCTGGTCGTGCTCTCGACCAAAAGTATTGTGGCACAAGTAGAGTCGTATTTGCCGCAGGGGTCAAAGCTGATTGTCGCCAAACGAATGCTGCCCTATCACAATCTACGAGAAATGCTGGAGATTCCGAAAGGGGTCAAAGTGCTGTTAGTGAGTGATACTCCGGAAACGGCTCAGGAAAACGTAGAGCTCCTACGGGCATCTGGGATGGACTTCGAGGTGTATCCGTACTCCCCGGGTGCAGATTACCCACCAGACGTCGAGATTGCCGTGACACCAGGGGAAGCCGAGCACGTTCCCGCTCATATCCGAAAAGTTGTGGACATCGGCTTTCGCGTCATCGACCTGTCTACACTGCTTGCGATCTACGCTCATTTCAATAGCGACAATTTCCAAAAGGTGACGGCGCGAGCCATGCAGTCATTGGTCTACATCACGAAGGAATTAAACAAGGAAATTCAGCACGCACACCTCTTGAGCAAATATTTAGAGGCAATTGTAAACCGCATCGAGGATGCTGTCATCGCGTTTGATGAAAGCGAGATCGTCCGGTTTGTAAATCAAAAGGCAGTGGATTCCCTCAATCTTCACGGGATCCAAGTGGTAGGGGAAAAGTCAGTGGATTGCCTGCCGCAGGACTTCTATGAATCCATCCGACAATGTGAGGAAAATGAGGATGTATTGGTAGATTGGGCGAACAAGACCTACTTTTTTCGCAAGATGCACATTGTGATGGAAGGATGCTTTCTCGGCAGCCTGATCCTGTTTCGCAAGGCAGCGGATATTGAAAAACTGGAGCACGACTACCGGATGCGTCTTTACAGCAAAGGACTTGTAGCCAAATACCAGTTTGACGACATCTACGGAGAGAGCGCCACGTTTCAGCAAGTGATCCAAATCGCGCGCAAGATTGCCCGGAGCAATTCTACCGTCTTGCTGCTAGGGGAAACGGGGACAGGTAAGGAATTACTCGCCCAGGCTATCCACAACGCTTCACCGCGCCGCAGAGAACCGTTTGTGGGTGTCAATTTCGCAGCCATTTCTGAGTCTTTGCTGGAAAGCGAGCTGTTCGGGTACGAGGAAGGTGCCTTTACAGGGGCGCGAAAAGGCGGCCATATCGGCTGGTTCGAGCTAGCCCACAAGGGGACGATTTTCCTCGATGAGATCGGGGATGCCAGCGGGGCGATTCAAAACAGACTCTTGCGTGTGCTACAGGAGCGCCAAATCATGCGGGTCGGAGGTAACAAGGTTATTCCTACGGACATTCGAGTCATCGCAGCGACCAACCAGGATTTGCAACGAATGGTGCAGGAGGGAACCTTCCGTGCTGATCTGTACTACCGATTGAACATCCTTCCGATTCATTTGCCTCCATTGCGAAAACGTCCAGAAGACATTCCTTGGCTGGTCGATCATTTCGTGAAAAAGTATTCCTTTGATTTGCGCCGTCCTCCTTTTACGCTGTCAAACGAAACGATGAAAGCCCTACTCGACTACGATTGGCCAGGAAATATTCGTGAGCTCGAAAACGTCGTGGAGTATATGGCACATATCGTAGACGACGAGGCGTACGTGTGTCATCTTCCCTTTCTACGTGAGGTTTCACACGATTCGTTGCAGGCAGCAGTAATGGATCAGGAGTGTGAAGGGATGATTGCCGAATATGCAAAGCGCGGGTTTCTGGAGGAAATGACAGCCATTTTACATCAGCTTAAGCAAGGTGGCCAAGGGCGGTACAATCTCGTGGAGCAGCTGCAAGAGCAAGGTCTGCAAGTTTCTTCGCAGCAGCTTCGTTATCGGTTGAAACTGCTCCAGCAGGATGAGCTGATTCACGTCGGTAAAGGAAGACAAGGCAGTCAAATTTCCTCCAAAGGAGAATCGTTCCTCGCCTTTTTGCAATCAACAAAATGA
- the pepV gene encoding dipeptidase PepV, which yields MSEYWKQQALSQRDRFVGELLSFLSINSIEDMATAAEGKPFGEGVAQALEYLLARGESDGFRTKNVDGYAGVIEYGEGEEEIGLLVHVDVVTVGDDWTTPPFEPNIRGGRIYARGAIDDKGPALAAYYALKLVKDSRLPLSKKVRLIIGTDEESGWLCMKHFAEHDKVPEVGFSPDSSFPMTHAEKGQINPTLALSVQEQEVESAGYQLLSFVSGDQGNSVPEKAKAVVSAEQSLNAEWQREMTASWEAFLHAKATTGHVDISEAGEVTFRLHGKPAHGMIPQQGKNAGTLLAYFLLSLPFKASDYSFLSLLGQVLHEDYYGQNLHIACEDEVSGKLSVNAGILRYSRSDGGSVRLNIRYPATVAYEEYVEKLKRRVEELGWKISHLRTSKSHYVPKDRPVIQTLSRVYEEHTGLQANLLSSGGATYAKMMSEGVAFGPLFPGKESMAHLTDEYAEIDDLLRAMAIYADAISELAK from the coding sequence ATGAGTGAATACTGGAAGCAGCAGGCGCTCTCACAACGAGATAGGTTTGTGGGAGAGCTGCTATCGTTTTTGTCCATCAACAGCATCGAAGACATGGCGACCGCGGCTGAGGGCAAGCCTTTTGGCGAGGGAGTCGCACAGGCACTGGAGTATCTGCTTGCGCGGGGAGAGTCAGACGGCTTTCGTACGAAAAATGTGGACGGTTATGCAGGGGTGATTGAGTACGGAGAGGGAGAGGAAGAGATCGGCTTGCTGGTCCACGTCGATGTCGTCACAGTGGGAGATGACTGGACGACTCCTCCCTTTGAACCCAATATCCGTGGTGGCAGGATCTATGCGCGTGGCGCCATTGACGACAAGGGACCTGCGCTGGCAGCCTACTACGCCTTGAAACTGGTAAAGGACTCGAGGCTTCCATTATCAAAAAAGGTCCGACTAATCATCGGTACGGATGAAGAGAGCGGATGGCTCTGTATGAAGCATTTTGCCGAGCACGACAAGGTTCCAGAGGTAGGGTTTTCACCGGACTCCTCTTTTCCGATGACGCACGCCGAAAAAGGACAGATCAATCCGACCTTAGCACTTTCGGTACAGGAGCAGGAGGTAGAGAGTGCAGGTTATCAGCTGCTTTCCTTTGTATCAGGGGATCAGGGAAACAGTGTACCGGAAAAGGCGAAGGCAGTGGTAAGCGCAGAGCAATCGTTGAACGCAGAGTGGCAGCGAGAAATGACTGCGAGCTGGGAAGCGTTTTTGCACGCAAAGGCGACGACAGGGCACGTAGACATTTCGGAAGCAGGAGAAGTAACGTTCCGTCTCCATGGCAAGCCCGCGCATGGGATGATCCCTCAGCAAGGGAAAAATGCTGGTACACTGCTCGCGTATTTTTTGCTATCACTGCCATTTAAAGCTTCTGATTATTCGTTCTTATCCCTGTTAGGCCAAGTGCTACATGAGGATTACTACGGTCAAAATCTTCACATCGCATGTGAGGATGAGGTATCAGGCAAACTGTCAGTCAACGCGGGCATTCTCCGCTATAGCAGAAGTGATGGGGGAAGCGTGCGTCTCAATATCCGCTATCCTGCCACTGTCGCCTACGAGGAGTACGTGGAAAAGCTCAAACGTAGAGTGGAGGAGCTCGGCTGGAAGATCTCCCACCTCCGCACATCCAAATCTCACTACGTACCGAAAGACCGTCCCGTCATTCAGACGCTATCGCGCGTCTATGAGGAGCATACGGGCTTGCAGGCCAACCTGCTATCGTCAGGAGGAGCTACCTACGCCAAGATGATGAGCGAGGGAGTAGCGTTCGGCCCTCTTTTTCCAGGCAAGGAATCCATGGCGCACCTCACGGATGAATATGCCGAAATCGACGACCTGCTGCGTGCAATGGCGATCTATGCGGACGCCATCAGCGAGCTTGCCAAATAA
- a CDS encoding ABC transporter permease, with amino-acid sequence MSNYLVKRVLMMLVTLWIIVTLTFSLMHSIPGNPFASESDQLPEQILANLRAKYHLDEPLPIQYLLYLKNLVMLDLGPSIKSDSRGVNDMIADGFGASAWLGGQAIVVALIFGITFGIIAALNRNKWLDYVAMALAVLGVAVPSFIMAPLLINFFAIKLTIFPVATWGTWMHTVLPSLALAFGPVAVITRYMRASMIEVMNQNYIRTAEAKGIPTFLIVVRHGIRNAILPVVTFLGPLIASLITGTFVVEKIFAIPGIGKYFVDGIFNRDYPVILGTTIFYSAILIVTIFLIDIAYTLIDPRIKLTNKER; translated from the coding sequence ATGTCCAACTATCTGGTAAAACGCGTTTTGATGATGCTGGTCACCTTGTGGATTATCGTGACGCTGACATTTTCCTTGATGCATTCCATTCCGGGAAACCCATTTGCTTCTGAATCCGATCAGCTGCCGGAGCAAATTCTTGCCAATCTGCGTGCCAAGTATCACTTGGACGAGCCTTTGCCAATTCAGTATCTGTTGTATTTGAAAAATCTGGTCATGCTGGACCTGGGACCTTCGATCAAATCAGACTCACGCGGTGTCAACGACATGATCGCAGACGGATTTGGCGCGTCCGCATGGCTAGGGGGGCAAGCGATCGTGGTTGCCTTGATTTTCGGGATCACGTTTGGAATCATTGCTGCTCTCAATCGAAACAAGTGGCTGGATTACGTGGCGATGGCACTCGCCGTACTCGGGGTGGCCGTACCCAGCTTCATCATGGCGCCGCTCTTGATCAACTTTTTTGCAATTAAGCTGACGATCTTCCCAGTTGCGACGTGGGGGACGTGGATGCATACGGTACTACCCTCTCTCGCTCTCGCATTTGGGCCCGTAGCTGTCATCACCAGGTACATGCGCGCGAGCATGATCGAGGTCATGAATCAGAACTACATCCGAACAGCGGAGGCAAAAGGAATACCTACCTTTCTCATCGTGGTCAGACACGGCATCCGCAATGCGATCCTGCCTGTCGTCACCTTTTTGGGGCCGCTCATTGCTTCTCTGATTACGGGAACCTTTGTCGTCGAGAAGATCTTTGCAATTCCTGGCATCGGGAAATATTTCGTGGATGGCATTTTCAATCGGGACTATCCTGTCATTTTGGGTACGACCATCTTTTACAGCGCGATTCTGATCGTCACGATCTTCCTTATCGACATCGCGTATACGCTGATTGACCCGCGGATCAAGCTGACCAACAAGGAGAGATAG
- a CDS encoding ABC transporter permease produces the protein MEQRIDPLFRPLTKNTQATVIARPSLSNGQQVIRKLIKNKLAMLGLIIIVALIAMAIIGPNLVSYSYSDQSLLMKNQELSSEHWFGTDELGRDMFARTWYGARISLTIGVVAALIDLIIGVAVGGVAGYMAGRGKRGERIDTIIMRVIEILYGLPYLLVVILLMVVMEPGLLTIIIALSATGWVGMARLVRGQILQLKNQEFILAAQVLGAKFSRILLKHLIPNTFGVIIVNLTFTIPSAIFAESFLSFLGLGVQAPVASWGTMTNDGLGVILTGDWWRLFFPALMISLTMFAFNVFGDGLQDALDPRLRD, from the coding sequence ATGGAACAAAGAATAGACCCGTTATTTCGCCCGTTGACCAAGAACACGCAGGCCACTGTGATCGCGAGGCCGAGCCTCAGTAATGGGCAGCAAGTCATCAGGAAACTGATCAAAAACAAACTGGCGATGCTAGGGCTCATCATTATCGTGGCGCTGATCGCGATGGCGATCATTGGGCCCAATCTGGTGTCATACAGCTATTCGGATCAAAGTCTTTTAATGAAAAATCAGGAGTTATCCTCCGAGCATTGGTTTGGAACAGACGAGCTCGGGCGAGACATGTTCGCGCGTACGTGGTACGGTGCCAGAATCTCGTTGACCATCGGGGTGGTCGCTGCGCTCATCGATTTAATTATTGGCGTGGCGGTAGGTGGCGTGGCTGGCTATATGGCAGGACGTGGCAAGCGTGGGGAGAGGATCGATACGATCATCATGCGGGTCATCGAAATCTTGTACGGTTTACCATACCTCCTCGTGGTCATCCTGCTTATGGTCGTGATGGAACCTGGGCTTTTGACCATCATCATCGCGCTCTCCGCGACAGGCTGGGTAGGAATGGCGAGGCTGGTGCGCGGGCAGATTCTCCAGTTGAAAAATCAGGAGTTCATCCTGGCTGCACAAGTTTTGGGAGCCAAGTTTTCGCGTATCCTGCTGAAGCATTTGATCCCTAATACATTTGGTGTCATCATCGTGAACCTGACCTTTACGATTCCGTCTGCGATCTTTGCTGAGTCGTTCCTGAGCTTTTTGGGGCTGGGTGTTCAGGCACCTGTCGCGAGCTGGGGGACGATGACGAACGACGGATTGGGCGTTATTTTGACCGGAGACTGGTGGCGGCTGTTTTTCCCGGCGTTGATGATCTCGCTGACGATGTTCGCGTTCAACGTTTTCGGTGATGGCTTGCAGGACGCACTGGATCCACGTCTGCGCGATTAG
- a CDS encoding ABC transporter ATP-binding protein produces MTRHLLEIDDLKVNFKTYGGEVQAVRGVSFHVDKGETVAIVGESGCGKSVTAQAIMGLIPNPPGKMAGGKVLFEGREISHLPKKELLAIRGTEIGMVFQDPMTALNPTMKVGTQIVEGFVRSQKVTREEARQRAIEMLRLVGIPDPEQRIDQYPHQFSGGMRQRVVIAIALACQPKLVIADEPTTALDVTIQAQILDLLKRLQEEQELSVVIITHDLGVVAEIAHRMVVMYAGIVVETGTVENVFANPRHPYTWGLKRSLPRLDEGERQRLVPIEGTPPDLFNPPTGCPFAARCEFAMEICDQQMPVTTEFGGEHRAACWLHDSRAPRIDELVAAGRQEI; encoded by the coding sequence ATGACCAGACATTTGCTTGAGATCGATGATTTGAAAGTGAATTTTAAAACGTACGGCGGAGAAGTGCAGGCGGTTCGCGGTGTCAGCTTCCATGTCGACAAGGGAGAAACGGTTGCGATTGTCGGTGAGAGCGGCTGCGGAAAAAGCGTGACGGCGCAAGCGATCATGGGGCTGATTCCCAATCCACCGGGCAAGATGGCGGGTGGAAAGGTCTTGTTTGAAGGAAGAGAAATCAGCCATCTCCCGAAAAAAGAGCTGCTCGCGATTCGCGGTACCGAGATCGGCATGGTGTTTCAGGACCCGATGACGGCGCTCAATCCCACAATGAAAGTGGGCACGCAAATTGTAGAAGGCTTTGTCCGCAGTCAAAAGGTAACGCGAGAGGAAGCACGCCAACGAGCCATCGAGATGCTACGGCTTGTCGGTATTCCGGACCCGGAGCAGCGGATCGACCAATATCCCCATCAGTTCAGTGGAGGTATGCGACAGCGTGTCGTCATCGCGATCGCTCTCGCGTGTCAGCCCAAGCTCGTGATCGCCGATGAGCCGACTACCGCACTCGATGTGACGATCCAGGCGCAAATTCTGGATTTGCTGAAGCGACTGCAGGAGGAGCAGGAGCTGTCCGTCGTTATTATTACGCACGATTTAGGTGTCGTGGCCGAGATTGCTCATCGCATGGTTGTGATGTACGCCGGGATCGTGGTGGAGACAGGGACAGTAGAAAATGTTTTCGCCAACCCGCGGCATCCGTATACGTGGGGACTGAAGCGTTCGTTACCTCGATTGGACGAAGGAGAAAGACAGAGACTGGTTCCCATCGAAGGCACGCCTCCTGACCTGTTTAATCCCCCAACAGGCTGCCCATTTGCAGCTCGCTGCGAGTTTGCGATGGAAATTTGTGATCAGCAGATGCCAGTGACGACGGAGTTTGGTGGCGAACACAGAGCCGCTTGCTGGCTGCACGATTCGCGTGCGCCTCGCATCGATGAGCTGGTAGCTGCAGGGAGGCAGGAAATATGA
- a CDS encoding ABC transporter ATP-binding protein, with product MTEALLEVRDLKKYFAVGADFELKAVDGVSFTIQKGETLGLVGESGCGKSTLGRTIIRLYENTDGEVLFKGKNVHKLRGKEAWQFNRDVQMIFQDPQASLNPRMTVEDIIAEGLDIHGLNKGMRRERVAELLSLVGLHKDHAQRFPHEFSGGQRQRIGIARALAVEPEFIIADEPISALDVSIQAQVVNLLEDLQRDRGLTYLFIAHDLSMVKHISNRIGVMYLGKMVELTSSSALYARPLHPYTKALLSSVPVPDPTIKRERIVLQGDLPSPANKPSGCGFRTRCPVAMERCSQAEPIWQEAEAGHWVACHLFEN from the coding sequence ATGACAGAGGCATTACTAGAAGTTCGCGATCTGAAAAAGTACTTTGCTGTTGGCGCTGATTTTGAGCTCAAGGCAGTAGATGGGGTTTCCTTTACCATTCAAAAAGGTGAGACGCTAGGTCTAGTCGGAGAGAGCGGATGCGGCAAATCGACGCTTGGCCGCACGATTATCCGACTCTATGAAAATACGGACGGGGAAGTGCTCTTTAAAGGCAAGAATGTGCACAAGCTGCGTGGAAAAGAAGCGTGGCAGTTTAATCGCGATGTCCAGATGATCTTTCAGGACCCGCAGGCCAGCCTGAACCCGCGCATGACGGTGGAAGATATCATTGCCGAAGGTCTAGATATCCACGGACTCAACAAAGGAATGCGCCGCGAACGCGTGGCAGAGCTGCTCTCCTTGGTCGGCTTGCATAAAGACCACGCACAGAGGTTCCCTCATGAATTCAGCGGTGGGCAGCGTCAGCGCATCGGGATTGCCCGAGCGTTGGCGGTTGAGCCAGAATTCATCATTGCGGACGAGCCGATTTCTGCGCTGGACGTTTCTATTCAGGCACAGGTCGTCAATTTGTTGGAGGATTTGCAACGCGACAGAGGGTTGACCTATTTGTTCATCGCTCATGATCTATCGATGGTGAAGCATATTTCCAACCGGATCGGTGTTATGTATTTGGGGAAAATGGTGGAGCTCACCTCCAGTAGCGCTTTGTACGCAAGACCACTGCATCCTTATACAAAGGCGCTGCTTTCCTCCGTTCCTGTGCCAGACCCCACGATAAAACGGGAGCGGATTGTGTTACAAGGGGATCTGCCAAGTCCGGCAAACAAGCCTAGCGGATGCGGATTCAGGACTCGCTGTCCGGTTGCCATGGAGCGTTGCTCGCAAGCAGAACCGATCTGGCAAGAGGCGGAAGCCGGGCACTGGGTCGCCTGTCATTTGTTCGAGAACTAA
- a CDS encoding DUF3899 domain-containing protein, translating into MKKWTLSLFSLLLVVSVVLGLVAQSATLLPVINQSFLFGLFLLIFGCLVLVLRSGFFTAFVRGFQQLKDMFFRKPRVLDSDLYAVHDPSYQRKKEAILQKGTSLLLTSGLGMILFSLVLTCFYYV; encoded by the coding sequence GTGAAAAAATGGACGCTCTCTCTTTTCTCCCTACTCCTTGTCGTCAGCGTAGTCCTAGGGCTTGTCGCCCAGTCCGCTACCTTGCTGCCAGTGATCAACCAGAGCTTTCTCTTCGGACTCTTTCTCTTGATTTTCGGTTGTTTGGTCCTCGTTCTTCGCTCAGGGTTTTTCACTGCGTTTGTTCGCGGATTCCAGCAGTTGAAGGACATGTTCTTTCGCAAGCCACGCGTACTGGATAGTGATCTCTATGCGGTTCACGATCCTTCTTACCAACGAAAAAAAGAGGCGATCCTCCAAAAAGGAACGTCTCTCTTGCTAACATCTGGGCTCGGTATGATCTTGTTTTCTCTCGTCCTTACTTGCTTCTACTACGTATAA
- a CDS encoding LysR family transcriptional regulator, which produces MTLFQIEVLVAVANRGNFTRAGEDIGLSQSGVSHTIGSLEKELGISLFVRNRNGVQLTAAGEEVVASARIILQQSSRIKQIASESVGLLHTTIRIGSFPSATEHLVLPLIRALNGLYPQLETRLFEGTYPEIKEWLRTGVVDVGFHILPEADLDGILLVKDPLKAVVAVNHPLAKEDSLTFEQLTTEPFIMPMAGCELLLYNEFGKRNLKPQIKYEVVDNATILAMTEAGIGVTVVPELTLPTNLPQVKVIELAPPVYRQIGLVVRSLEDCSPAVLAFLREAQRYLSTSN; this is translated from the coding sequence ATGACCTTGTTTCAAATCGAGGTTTTGGTCGCTGTAGCGAATAGAGGCAACTTCACACGTGCCGGTGAAGACATTGGCCTCAGTCAATCCGGGGTGAGTCATACGATTGGCTCTTTGGAAAAAGAACTGGGCATCTCCTTGTTTGTGCGCAATCGCAATGGCGTTCAGTTGACTGCTGCTGGCGAAGAAGTCGTCGCTTCTGCCCGAATCATTTTGCAGCAATCCTCCCGCATCAAACAGATAGCCTCAGAGTCTGTCGGTCTGTTACATACGACGATTCGAATCGGCTCCTTTCCCAGTGCGACCGAGCATCTGGTGCTCCCTCTGATACGCGCGCTAAATGGCCTATATCCTCAATTGGAGACTCGTTTGTTTGAAGGGACGTATCCGGAAATCAAAGAGTGGCTTCGTACAGGGGTGGTTGATGTGGGCTTCCATATTCTACCGGAAGCGGACCTGGATGGAATTCTGCTGGTGAAAGACCCGTTAAAGGCTGTCGTGGCTGTCAACCATCCATTAGCGAAGGAAGATTCCCTCACTTTCGAGCAGCTTACTACCGAACCTTTTATCATGCCTATGGCAGGCTGTGAGCTACTGTTGTATAACGAATTTGGCAAAAGGAATCTGAAACCACAGATCAAATACGAGGTCGTAGACAATGCAACGATTCTCGCAATGACTGAAGCTGGTATCGGTGTGACTGTCGTTCCCGAGCTCACACTGCCAACCAACTTGCCTCAGGTCAAGGTCATCGAGCTCGCTCCTCCTGTTTATCGACAGATCGGGCTCGTCGTTCGCTCGCTTGAGGATTGTTCTCCGGCAGTTTTGGCCTTTTTACGTGAGGCCCAACGATACCTATCCACATCGAACTAA
- a CDS encoding PhzF family phenazine biosynthesis protein has protein sequence MKLVNVYHVDAFTQNPFAGNPAGVVPDANTLTVQQMQRIANELNLPESAFLMSSEHPEADFRIRYFTPTTEIDFCGHATVGSSWLLATERGWLEKGRPIVFETNVGLIPVALDIEAGQLQKVTMTQIAPSVQEIDVNREEVARMVGIRLEDLDDRYPMKLASTGGLHLVVPVRTCEAIDRAVPLLSELERLNKQHRITTTHLFASDAPEGYDVYTRDFAPAIGIPEDPVTGAANGALSGYLALEGFLEKGKVHHLVIGQGHAIGRPGTLYVTVEHTREHPVIHVGGAAHVTIAGQLRLKEE, from the coding sequence ATGAAACTGGTGAATGTCTATCACGTGGATGCTTTTACACAAAATCCTTTTGCGGGTAACCCTGCTGGTGTTGTTCCAGATGCTAATACTTTGACTGTACAGCAAATGCAGCGGATTGCCAACGAGCTAAACCTCCCCGAATCAGCCTTTCTCATGTCGAGTGAACATCCAGAAGCTGATTTTCGTATCCGCTATTTTACACCGACTACCGAGATCGACTTTTGCGGGCATGCCACCGTGGGCTCTTCCTGGCTGTTGGCGACGGAAAGAGGTTGGTTGGAAAAAGGCAGACCAATCGTGTTTGAGACGAATGTCGGGCTGATCCCTGTCGCGCTGGACATCGAAGCGGGTCAACTGCAAAAGGTGACGATGACCCAGATTGCTCCCTCCGTTCAGGAAATCGATGTGAATCGGGAGGAAGTCGCACGAATGGTAGGGATTCGGCTGGAGGATCTGGATGATCGCTATCCGATGAAGCTGGCTTCGACCGGTGGGCTGCATCTAGTGGTGCCTGTCCGGACGTGCGAGGCGATCGATCGTGCGGTACCACTTTTGTCAGAATTAGAGAGATTGAACAAACAGCATAGGATCACGACGACGCACTTGTTTGCGTCGGATGCGCCAGAAGGGTATGACGTGTACACGCGTGACTTTGCTCCGGCAATCGGGATTCCGGAGGATCCGGTCACGGGCGCTGCCAATGGTGCATTGTCAGGTTATTTGGCTCTGGAAGGCTTTTTGGAAAAAGGAAAAGTACACCATCTGGTCATTGGTCAGGGGCACGCGATCGGCCGTCCGGGTACCTTGTACGTAACGGTTGAACATACACGCGAACATCCAGTCATTCACGTCGGGGGCGCTGCACATGTAACGATTGCCGGCCAGCTTCGCCTAAAAGAAGAATAA
- a CDS encoding superoxide dismutase has protein sequence MEEQTKQLLDWSQWGRQWIEHLRGHKKLNRELERHLHKFEETFTQLGRKAARLDSSNQSEELPQLVVRAEEVQEQFHRFLRLVQLNEQDVAEAVVTPVSYPLQREAVQVPVARPLTAGRHTLPPLPYDYHALEPHIDAETMRVHHDKLHKKYVDDLNTAELKLAEARSNGNFDLVRHWERELAFNGAGHYLHTIFWPSMSPEGGGEPSGDLAEAIKRYFGSFDAFKNQFTQAAGKVEGPGWAILVWSPRAQHLEVLTAEKHQNLSQWDTIPLLALDVWEHAYFLQYQNDRGKYVDAWWNIVNWPYVEDRFSQARKLRWQPF, from the coding sequence ATGGAAGAGCAAACGAAACAACTTCTGGACTGGAGCCAGTGGGGACGCCAATGGATCGAACATCTGAGAGGCCACAAGAAATTAAATCGCGAGCTAGAGCGTCATTTGCACAAATTCGAAGAAACCTTTACACAGCTGGGCCGAAAAGCTGCACGCCTGGATTCGAGCAATCAGTCAGAGGAGCTCCCCCAATTGGTGGTACGTGCAGAAGAAGTCCAGGAGCAGTTTCACCGTTTCCTACGCCTCGTGCAACTGAATGAACAGGACGTGGCAGAGGCTGTCGTGACCCCGGTCTCTTATCCCCTGCAACGCGAGGCGGTACAAGTACCAGTCGCTCGCCCCTTGACTGCTGGACGCCATACACTCCCTCCACTGCCCTACGACTACCATGCGTTGGAACCGCACATCGATGCAGAAACCATGCGCGTCCATCATGACAAGCTGCACAAAAAATACGTCGACGATCTCAATACGGCCGAGCTGAAGCTAGCCGAGGCACGCTCCAATGGAAATTTTGATTTGGTTCGGCACTGGGAGAGGGAGCTGGCATTTAACGGCGCAGGTCATTATCTTCACACGATCTTCTGGCCATCCATGAGCCCGGAAGGCGGCGGTGAACCGAGTGGAGATCTAGCTGAAGCGATCAAGCGGTACTTCGGCTCATTTGATGCGTTTAAAAATCAATTTACGCAGGCGGCAGGTAAGGTGGAGGGACCTGGCTGGGCTATTCTCGTATGGTCTCCACGTGCACAGCATCTGGAAGTCCTGACGGCCGAAAAGCATCAGAACCTCTCCCAGTGGGATACCATTCCCCTGCTTGCCCTCGACGTCTGGGAGCACGCTTATTTCCTCCAATACCAAAATGACCGCGGGAAATACGTCGATGCGTGGTGGAACATCGTCAACTGGCCGTATGTGGAGGACCGCTTTTCACAGGCGCGCAAGCTGCGATGGCAACCGTTTTGA